The following is a genomic window from uncultured Methanobrevibacter sp..
GAAATGTGGAAGGAGACTTTTGATGTTTCTCAGGATCAGGGCCACAGACGTAACATGCTTCATCCTGGCTTTACATGTGTCGGAATAGCCGGATACATGGACCAATACGGGGCAACATATTGGGTACAGGCATTCGGATGGAAGGAAGTTGACCGCAATCAGACATCTCCGCAAACTCCTGTGTATGATAATAAGATGACCTTTGATGATTTGAACATTCTCATAAAGAATGGTGCAGATATAATATTGAATAATGATTATATCTATAAAAACGATTCTTCTTTTAAGGAAGGCATTGTAATTGACAGGGACATGACAATTGACGGACAGGGTCATTCTATTGATGCAACCCGTCTTTCAAGGATTTTCAATATTACCTCAGACAATGCAGTCCTCAAAAATATAGTCTTTAAAAACGGAAATACAGATGGGTGCGGAGGAGCTATATATTCAACATGTGCAAATCTTACAATTGTAAACTGTACCTTTGAGAACAATTTTGCATATTACGGCTCTGCACTCTTTAGTTCTGCTGGAACCCTCACATTAAAAGACTGTATTTTTTCCGACAACATGGCGGCTCATGGAACAATATATTCAAAAGATACCTGTGTATATGCATATTCCACTAGTTTTACAGACAATTATGCGATGGTCTATGGAGGGGCAATAAGCTCTCTCAACAGCGATTTGACTTTAGATGAATGCATATTGACAAACAATACTTCATTTGACGGAGGTGCTGTATACGCAAATAATTCCAATATCTCAATGGCGGACTGCAGAGTTTGGAGAAATTCAGCATTTAAAACAGGTTCTATCTTTTTAAATTCAGGCACTGCTAACATATCAAGAACTGATTTCAGTAAAAATGCTATGAATGACTACTATTATTATGCCAGAGGAAGCTCCATTCATTCTGAAGGCAGTGATGTGTCCCTTTCAGACTGCAGCTTTTCAGACAACTATGCATATACCGGAGGAAGCGTGTCTTCAAGCAACGGTAATCTGACAGTTGACAGCTGCAGTTTTTCAAATGACACTGCCTATGTTAATTATGGTGTTTTATACATAACAGATTCCATTGCGCTGGTTCAAAACTCAAATTTCTCAAACGGAAGATCAATTTCCACATCCGGAGCAATATATTCAGATAAAAGCGAGCTGAAAATCATCTCCTGCAGTTTAAAGAATTTCACTGCAGAAAAGGGAAGTGCAATGTTTTCAATCAATTCAAAAATATATGCCCTGGACTGCCGATATGAGGACAACAATTCAACTGACACAGGAATCATATGTTCTGTATATGATGATTTAACTTTGGAAAACTGCAGCTTTAAAAACGGTACTTCTCCTGAAGGAGCAGCAGTATTTCTGAATAACTGTACCTTGAATGTATTGGGCTGTGATTTTATTAAAAATTCCGCCAGTGTGGAATATTATGCCGCCGGAGCAGGAATATGTTCACTCAATTCAAAATTATTCATAAGCTCCAGCAGATTTGAAGATAATTCACTATCCACAATGTATTACTATTGTCCGGGAGGAGCAATATTTTCTAAGAACTGTGAAATTTCTCTTGTCAATTCATCATTAACAAACAATTCCGCTACATATGGAGGTGCAGTCTATCTCACAGATTCCCGTCTCATCACTGACGGAAGCTGTTTTGAAAAAAATTCTGCATATTCAGGTGCTGCAATATTTTCAAATCAGAGCTATGTAAATTTAAAGCTTACCCAAGTATGCAATCATTTCCAGGACGGATGGGGTGTAATATATTGTGAAAACAGCAATATTGACATGTCCGGCAGCTCATTTTCATCAAACCGTGCCGACAGGGGCGGTGTAGTATATTCAGTTTATGGAAACATAACCGCAGCAGATTCCACATTCAGTTCAAACACAGCTTCATCTTATGGAGGTGCATTATACTCATATGACGCGCATGTCAGCGTATTTGGATGCAACTTTACAGAAAATGCTGCTGAATCAGATTATGGAGCCTATGGTGGAGCAATATTTGTGGAAAACGCAAAGTTGAATGTTGCTGACTCCAGTTTCAACAAAAACTTTGCCAATAACAGCGGAGGAGCTATTTACTCAGACGGTTATACTGAAATTAAATCATCTGCATTTTCAGACAATATTGTGGAAAATGATCAGTATTATGCAGTTGGAGGAGCAGTATCTGTTGTTGGAAACGGCAGTTTTAAAGATTGTATTTTTAAAAATAACTTGGCAAATACTACATATACCGCATCAGGTGCTTCTCTTTACCTCAGTAAGGGAAATATTTCTGTAAGCTATTGTAATTTCAGCGATAATCATGCAAATATGGGAGCTTCAATATGCTGTGATAACGGCGATATGAAATTAAGCGATTCCAACTTCCGCAATGAATATGCAAATGAAGGAGGATCTGTTTATCTTTCAGCATCCAGTTCAGAAATTTCAAACTCAAATTTTACAAATTCTCATGCAGGCTATCGTGGAGGTTCAATTTCTCTGAGCGCAAGTGAAGCATCCATTGACAACTGCAGATTTATGCAATGTTCTGCATATCTCGGAGGTGCTATATCCTGCGAATTGTCCAATGTTACAGTTTCAGACTCACACTTTAGTGATAACTCTGCAGAATTTGCAGGAGGAGCTGTATATTCATCACAGGCAAATACTACATTAACAGATTCTCAATTCAGTGCAAATACTGCATCTATTGGGGGCTGTGCATATGAATGTGATGCCTTGAGATGTACCTTTGAGAATAACTATGCATCATCCGTTGCAGCTGCAATATACGGTGCAAATAATCTAGCAACAGACTGCATATTCACAAACAACACTGCATTCGGAGACAATCCTACATTCAACACAACTACTAAAGGATGTACTTTTACTGCAAACAGAATCCTCAAAAGGGCACAGTTTGCCATTGAATATCTCCCGTCTGAATTTTATCAGGGCGACCAGCTATTTGTTTATCTCTACTCCGGATACTATGAATACATTTATAATGTTACTGTAATCCTCAAGGCATTCAAAGGAAATGAGCTTGTGCAAACATTTGAATACATTATCTCTGACGGCTGGACAGTAGATATTGGTGAAGGAGATTATGTCTTTGAATTTGAAGTTAAAGAACCTGATTATGTTGTAAGTCCTGTAAATGCAACAGTTAAAGTTCTTAAAAAGGAAATGGCTAATGTAAATATTGACATTGGTAATGTTACATACTCCCTCCCTGCAGCGGCTGATATTACAAGCAATGTTGGAGGAACAGCAGATGTCTATGTCAATGAAGGGTATCTTGGAAATATTGTCCTTGAGGCAAACAGGACTTTCAGCTTTTCACTTCCTGATTTTTCAGTTGGAAGCTATACATTATCTTTAACAATCGTGCCGACAAACCCGAAGATTGACCAGAAAACATTCAAAAAGGACTTTAACGTGATTAAAAAGCCTACATCAGTTGTCATTGAAGCGGAAGATGGAATAAACACTGAAAATGTTATCATTAATGTTACATCATCCGAAAACGGTAATGCTGTGATAAAAGCCGGAAATATAGTTTTAAAGGTATATCTCATGGCAAATGTCAAAACTCCCGTAGATTTGGGCATTCTGGAAAAAGGATCATATTCCGTTGAGGCAGTCTTTAGTCCTGGTGAAAACTACATTGAATCTTCAGATTCCAAAAACATCAGAATCTCTGCTAAAATATCACAGGAAGACATTAAAATCACACCTCCTGCGGAAGGTTCAAAAGATATAGTAATAAGTCTTCCGGCTGATGCAAAAGGTAAGGTTACACTTTCCATTGCCGGTGAGAACTATGATGTCGATGTCATTGACGGAAAGGCAAATGTGGTGTTGCCTGACCTTGCCGGTGACAATCCGTATACAATAACATACTCCGGAGATGACCAGTACGCAGGATTCAGCATTTCAGGAAATCTGAATCCGGACACAGACATTACAATCAGTCCGGACATGAAAATTGTTCCGTTGGACGGTGGAATTTATCAGGTAATGCTTCCAAATGATGCAGCAGGTAGCGTAACACTAACAATCAACAATAAGAACTATGATTTTGATGTTTTAAACGGCGCTGCCATTGTGGTATTGCCTGAGCTTGAAAACGGCAGGTACGCTTTCTCAATAGCATATTCCGGTGACAATAAATACGGCGAAGCATCTGAAAGCTTCAGTGTTGAAATAATAAATCCTTCAATTACTGCCGGAAATGTCAAAGTGACCTACAGTGCAGGATCATATTATCAGATTACTGTTTTAGGATTCGGAGGAAAACCTGCAGCAAATGCTGAGGTTGTCATAAAATCAAACGGCAAAAAGTTCAAGACACTTAAAGCAGGGTCTGATGGAATCTGCAAATTCAAGGTGGACATGGCTCCCGGAACATATAAACTGCAGATCGCTTCACTGGGAATTTCTGCAGCAAAAACATTGACAGTAAAACATCTTATGAGTCTTAAGAAGGTAACTGTCAAAAGGTCTGCCAAAAATCTTGTATTGCAGGCAACTTTAGCTAAAATCAATGGCAAATATCTTAAAAACAAAAAGATTACCTTCAAGTTCAACGGTAAAAAATACACTGCAAAAACAGACAAGAAGGGTGTTGCAAAAGTAACACTAAAATCCAATGTCCTGAAAAAGCTTAAAGTATCCAAAAAAGTAACTTATCAGGCAACTTACCTGAAAGATACTGTAAAATATTCTATAAAAGTTAAAAAATAAGCGGAAAGTTATTTTCCCTTATTTACTATTTTTTTTTTAAAATTCTCAATATTTCCTGAGGTAATGGTGTATTTAAAATTTTTTTTTTGTTAGTGAAAAAAGTACTGGCTATTTCTGCATTGGATGGGTTTAAAGTTTTTTTGCAATTTCGTTACCTAAATCGGTCAGCCTGTAAAGTCTTCCTTTTCTAACTTCAGGGTTTATGCATACAAGTATATCCTGTTCCCTTAACTGTTTGATTATGTTTGATATTATCTTTTTTTCGATACCTGCATCTGTTGCAATTTCGTTAGGCATTTTAACATTGCCTTCTAAAGTCTTTATTACTTTAATCCTATACTGGGAATTTTTAACAAATTCAAGTTCTTTTTCCATATTATCACCTCATAATACTAATTTAAATACAATTGATTTATGAATATCAATTGTTTATCTAATTGTTATTCTGTTTATATTTTGATAAATACTTTTTCAAATATTATTAATAACATATATACTTAATAACTCTAATTATTAGACTGTTATACATAACTATATAATATGTTATCACCATACTATAATTATGAAAACTGATATGGATGATGAAACATTGAAAAAGTATTCTTACGTAAACGTAAGCAGCTATAGGGTAAGGACGGTCAAGGCTCTTCAGGGAGGAGAGGTTGAAACACCGACAGGCATAGCGGAAAAATCAGGAATATTAAGAAATCATCTCTCAAAAGTACTGGGGGAGCTCAAGGAGGTAGGAGTTGCTGAATGCATTAATGAGGAATACAAAAAAGGAAGGCTTTACAGATTAACTGAAACAGGCGAGAAAATAGCTGAAAATTTAAAATAACCTTGAAAACTTAATCGTCACCAAAAATTGTAACTTAATCAGCACAATATAATTTGCCGATTACTTTAGAGAGAAAAAAAGAAGATAAGTGAATAATTAAATTCACTCAATAATGTTTTGAATTCTATTTGACTTTTACACTGGATTTTACGGTATCTTTAAGGTAAGTCACTTTGACGGTGTATGTTTTTCCTTTTTTGAGCTTTTTGATAACATTCTTGGTTAATGTCTTTTGGGAAATTCCTTTGGAGTTTGTTTTAACCTTGTAGGTTTTGCCGTTGAACTTGAATGTTATTGTTTTTCCTTTAATCAATTTGCCGTTGATTTTAAGTTTAGTTTTTAAGGTAAATTTCTTGGCAGTCTTTTTAACAGTGACTTTGCTGGCTTTAATTATATGGCAAAAATTATTTCCTCAGTCTTTTTTTTTTAAAAAATTGACGGCATTTAACAGGTGACTGGAGTAAAACCAATTTTCTTATATATTACCTTGTGCATAACATAATGTATGATTGAGGCAATTGTGGGTGCAATAATTTTCATAATTATTATAGCAGCATGCTGCGCCAGCGACAGCGGCTCTTCAAATAACACATCACCGCCTAAAAGAAACACCCCGGTTCAAAGAAGAACATATGATGACACAGATTCCTACTCGGAGTGTCCTTCATGCGGTGCACCTTACTATGACGGCTACTGTGAGGAATGTGGATATCCTGATGTCAATCAGGGTTGGATTGGAGAGGAATACGGTTAATAATCAAATAATATTCAATATAAAATTTAATTATCATTAAATCCAATAGTATATCAGGAATACATTAGCTGAGGTTGATGAAATGGTAGATGAAAACAATGCAATGCGTATGAGCAAAACAGAATATTATCTTGCAATTGCTCTTGTCGTATCAAAAAGAAGCACATGTCTTAAAAGAAGATACGGTGCTGTAATAGTAAACAATGATGAGATTGTAAGTACCGGATACAACGGAAATCCGAGAGGGGATGAAAACTGCTGCGACAGGGGAAACTGTCAGAGAATGAACCTTCCGTCCAATTCCGGAAACTACAATGACTGCTTTTCAGTACATGCAGAACAGAATGCAATGATCAGTGCAAGCAGAAACGAAATGCTTGGCTCAACCATTTATCTTTCAGGTGAAATGTATGCAGACGGCGAATGGGTTGAAATAGAGGATGCCGAACCATGCCCGATATGTTTCAGGATGATTAAAAACTCAGGAATCAAAAGAATTGTCTCCAAAAAAGGCATAACTGATTTAACTGATCTGGACTAGTAAACTTTTTTTTAGTGATTCCATGGGTCTTTTTAAAAACAAATCAGATTATCAAAGGCAGTGTGAAGCCAAAATCAAGGAGCTGTGCGGTGGCTTTTTGCCAAATGATGAGTTTGTAAAACGTGCAGTAAAATTCAACCATGAGAGTTCTAAGGCAAATACCTTTGAAAAGAGCGTTTTAAAGCACGAATGTGAAGACGGAACTTTAACGCTTGAAGGAATCGAGGACAGGCTGGATGAGCTTTTGCAGCTTGACTGTGAGACTCTCGATTTAAAAATCAGAAGCAGTCAAAAGCAGGATACAAGCAAATTCAAAACTCAACTGGATATTGAAAGATTCATGGGTGACGAATATGCTGTCAAATATCATGAAAAGATGGCAAAAACAGCAGGTAAGGTCAAATCAAATAATGATTATGATAAATCTAATGTAAGTCCTGCTGAAACTTCTGTTTCAGGCACTGATGAGCTGATAAAGCTTGCAGAACTATATGAAAAAGGATTTTTAACAAAAGAGGAATTTGACTTTAAGAAAAGACAGGTTCTGGGAATCGATGATAAAAACATTTCTGATGTGAGGCCTAAATTTTGTAGCAATTGCGGTGAGCCCGTTAAAAAAGAGGGCAAGTTCTGCTCAAACTGTGGAATGAGGATTTAACTTCATCTGTTAAATTTGCTGAAACATTAAGGAAATCTTTGGTATTGTGGGCCGGAAAATATGTTTTAGATGAATAGAATATTGAAAAAGACTTTCCTATACATATTTTTTAACTGTCAGTATATTCCTACAGCTTTTTTGTAACTTTTTTTTAACCATTGAATCGAAGTTTTCATTTGAGTAGTGTTAAAATTGCTAATAAAAAAATTTTAATAGTCTTTTGTTTATAAATAAATATAATATAAATAATGGAATATGAACTCTCTTTATCGAGAATAACGTTTTGCTTTACATATTTCTGATTTTAAATTTTTCTCTGCAATATTTAAGCAGCTTTCAAATTGTATTGCGAAATGTGATAATGAGCTTTTCTCAGTTTTAGATATTCATGCTGCCTGAAAGCTTTGAGAGTATTTTAAAATGATGTTTTTAGTATTATAATTTAGATTTCAGATGGGACGTGGACAGGATGCTTAAAAGAAAAATGTTTAGGGATATTGCTGAGTATAAGGTACAGTTTATCTCCATTTTTCTCATGGCATTTCTAGGTATCCTTGTTTTTACCGGAGTCTATGTGGATGCAGTCAGTTTTGAAACAACAACAAATGACTATTATAACGAGACCAATATGGCTGACGGCTGGATATATTCCGAATATCTTGTTGATGAGTTTCTCGAGCAGGTATATCTGCTGGGAGCTACCACTGAGATGGAAAGGCAGTTGGTTGTCGATTCACAGGCCAGGATGGATTACTCGCCTGACGTTACACTGCATTTTGTAGAAAACAACACAATATCCAAATTTTATTTGATTGAAGGAAAAAAGCTGGATATTAACGATTCACAGGGTGTATGGCTTGATAAAAGTTTTGCAGATGCCCGCAATATATCAGTTGGCGAAGAAATCACATTTGAGGCCAACGGCACTGAAATAACAAAGCAGGTTCGTGGTTTGGGTTATTCTCCTGAATATGCCTTTGATGTGCCGATAGGTGCTACACAGCCTAATTATACTGCAAAAGGTTTTGCTTATCTCTCACATAAGGCATTCCCGTCAGAAAATATTCCGTACAATGTTTTAAATGTCAAATTTGACGGCAGTCCGGATACCTTTTCAAAATTATTGGACTATCGTTTAAACGGGTATTATACCTTATTTTTAAAAAAATCAGATCAGCACAGTGTGGATGTGATTTCAGAGTCTGTCGCTCAGCAGAAATCCCTTGCATTTGTTTTTCCGATGATTTTTGTATTCATATCCATGCTGATGCTTTTAACAACCATGAAAAGAATTATTTCCAATCAGAGAACACAGATTGGAATTCTAAAGGCTAACGGTTTTAACAATAATCGGATAAGATGGCATTATCTACTTTCAGGCTTTTTGCTTGTGGTTTCAGGATCGGTTATTGGTGCTGTTCTAGGTCCAGTTATATTTTATATCCTTGCTTCACCTTCAAGGTTTAGAGTCTGGAAATTTCCGTTCTGGCATACCGGAGGATATGACTATTCAGTAATTTCAATCATTCTTATGGGTGCGCTGGCTTTGATAGTTTCATATTATTCCATTAAACAGATTATCGATGAGCCTCCTTCAAGCATAATAAGGCCAAAGGCTCCAAAATCATCAAGTCTGTCATTAGTTGAAAAATTAAAGTTCTGGAGAAAGCTTCCATTTGACCTGAGATGGAATTTCAGAAGCATTAAACGAAATAAATTCAGAGCAGTAATGACAATCGTCGGAGTATTGGGCTGTACAGTACTTCTGATAACTGGATTCGGATTATATGAGTCACTCAACGAATCCAGGGAATGGTATTTTGATGATGTTATTCATTATGAATCCAAACTGATTCTTGAAGACAATACTGATATCTCTCAGGTAAATGCCATTGCCGAGGAAGTTGATGGAGTTTCCGTAATGGAGTCATCCATTGAGATATTAAATGAAAAACCTGAATTCGTGTCGCTTATGGTTTATAATAGCACGGACCTGATCACGTTTACCGATGACAATCATCAAAAAGTAGATATTGCCAATGATGAGGTTTCCATTTCAAAAAAACTGGCAGATAAACTTAATGTCCATGTAGGCGATACTATCGACTGCAATGTGATTGGCGAGAATAAGAATGTTAAAATCAGAATTGACAGGATTCACTCAAGTCCGTTTTCCCAGGGACTGGTCATGTCTCCGGACAAATGGGAGAGTCTGGGACTGGATTATTCTCCGACATACATCGTAACTTCTCAGCATGTCAATGAATTGTCTGGTGTTAAGTCTGTAGTTTCTCATGATAATCTCGTCGCCGGATGGGACCAGATGGAGGAAGCTCCAATGCTT
Proteins encoded in this region:
- a CDS encoding right-handed parallel beta-helix repeat-containing protein, which codes for MTFKRIFLISVLLLFMFLTASCVGAAEDNATVGLSDMTGGEAIIEENDTGGGNDLIGSEEITNENWDDFKDSYLDPTDAYEGLNKFRAEKGVWWWNSDDTTVTYFNTNPDNQLLPLVRDAALEETAKIRAKECAELFEHERPDGTDCFTAYPDYGGGENIARYCTAAGSIEMWKETFDVSQDQGHRRNMLHPGFTCVGIAGYMDQYGATYWVQAFGWKEVDRNQTSPQTPVYDNKMTFDDLNILIKNGADIILNNDYIYKNDSSFKEGIVIDRDMTIDGQGHSIDATRLSRIFNITSDNAVLKNIVFKNGNTDGCGGAIYSTCANLTIVNCTFENNFAYYGSALFSSAGTLTLKDCIFSDNMAAHGTIYSKDTCVYAYSTSFTDNYAMVYGGAISSLNSDLTLDECILTNNTSFDGGAVYANNSNISMADCRVWRNSAFKTGSIFLNSGTANISRTDFSKNAMNDYYYYARGSSIHSEGSDVSLSDCSFSDNYAYTGGSVSSSNGNLTVDSCSFSNDTAYVNYGVLYITDSIALVQNSNFSNGRSISTSGAIYSDKSELKIISCSLKNFTAEKGSAMFSINSKIYALDCRYEDNNSTDTGIICSVYDDLTLENCSFKNGTSPEGAAVFLNNCTLNVLGCDFIKNSASVEYYAAGAGICSLNSKLFISSSRFEDNSLSTMYYYCPGGAIFSKNCEISLVNSSLTNNSATYGGAVYLTDSRLITDGSCFEKNSAYSGAAIFSNQSYVNLKLTQVCNHFQDGWGVIYCENSNIDMSGSSFSSNRADRGGVVYSVYGNITAADSTFSSNTASSYGGALYSYDAHVSVFGCNFTENAAESDYGAYGGAIFVENAKLNVADSSFNKNFANNSGGAIYSDGYTEIKSSAFSDNIVENDQYYAVGGAVSVVGNGSFKDCIFKNNLANTTYTASGASLYLSKGNISVSYCNFSDNHANMGASICCDNGDMKLSDSNFRNEYANEGGSVYLSASSSEISNSNFTNSHAGYRGGSISLSASEASIDNCRFMQCSAYLGGAISCELSNVTVSDSHFSDNSAEFAGGAVYSSQANTTLTDSQFSANTASIGGCAYECDALRCTFENNYASSVAAAIYGANNLATDCIFTNNTAFGDNPTFNTTTKGCTFTANRILKRAQFAIEYLPSEFYQGDQLFVYLYSGYYEYIYNVTVILKAFKGNELVQTFEYIISDGWTVDIGEGDYVFEFEVKEPDYVVSPVNATVKVLKKEMANVNIDIGNVTYSLPAAADITSNVGGTADVYVNEGYLGNIVLEANRTFSFSLPDFSVGSYTLSLTIVPTNPKIDQKTFKKDFNVIKKPTSVVIEAEDGINTENVIINVTSSENGNAVIKAGNIVLKVYLMANVKTPVDLGILEKGSYSVEAVFSPGENYIESSDSKNIRISAKISQEDIKITPPAEGSKDIVISLPADAKGKVTLSIAGENYDVDVIDGKANVVLPDLAGDNPYTITYSGDDQYAGFSISGNLNPDTDITISPDMKIVPLDGGIYQVMLPNDAAGSVTLTINNKNYDFDVLNGAAIVVLPELENGRYAFSIAYSGDNKYGEASESFSVEIINPSITAGNVKVTYSAGSYYQITVLGFGGKPAANAEVVIKSNGKKFKTLKAGSDGICKFKVDMAPGTYKLQIASLGISAAKTLTVKHLMSLKKVTVKRSAKNLVLQATLAKINGKYLKNKKITFKFNGKKYTAKTDKKGVAKVTLKSNVLKKLKVSKKVTYQATYLKDTVKYSIKVKK
- a CDS encoding transcriptional regulator, translating into MEKELEFVKNSQYRIKVIKTLEGNVKMPNEIATDAGIEKKIISNIIKQLREQDILVCINPEVRKGRLYRLTDLGNEIAKKL
- a CDS encoding transcriptional regulator produces the protein MDDETLKKYSYVNVSSYRVRTVKALQGGEVETPTGIAEKSGILRNHLSKVLGELKEVGVAECINEEYKKGRLYRLTETGEKIAENLK
- a CDS encoding dCMP deaminase family protein; its protein translation is MVDENNAMRMSKTEYYLAIALVVSKRSTCLKRRYGAVIVNNDEIVSTGYNGNPRGDENCCDRGNCQRMNLPSNSGNYNDCFSVHAEQNAMISASRNEMLGSTIYLSGEMYADGEWVEIEDAEPCPICFRMIKNSGIKRIVSKKGITDLTDLD
- a CDS encoding SHOCT domain-containing protein, encoding MGLFKNKSDYQRQCEAKIKELCGGFLPNDEFVKRAVKFNHESSKANTFEKSVLKHECEDGTLTLEGIEDRLDELLQLDCETLDLKIRSSQKQDTSKFKTQLDIERFMGDEYAVKYHEKMAKTAGKVKSNNDYDKSNVSPAETSVSGTDELIKLAELYEKGFLTKEEFDFKKRQVLGIDDKNISDVRPKFCSNCGEPVKKEGKFCSNCGMRI
- a CDS encoding ABC transporter permease, translated to MLKRKMFRDIAEYKVQFISIFLMAFLGILVFTGVYVDAVSFETTTNDYYNETNMADGWIYSEYLVDEFLEQVYLLGATTEMERQLVVDSQARMDYSPDVTLHFVENNTISKFYLIEGKKLDINDSQGVWLDKSFADARNISVGEEITFEANGTEITKQVRGLGYSPEYAFDVPIGATQPNYTAKGFAYLSHKAFPSENIPYNVLNVKFDGSPDTFSKLLDYRLNGYYTLFLKKSDQHSVDVISESVAQQKSLAFVFPMIFVFISMLMLLTTMKRIISNQRTQIGILKANGFNNNRIRWHYLLSGFLLVVSGSVIGAVLGPVIFYILASPSRFRVWKFPFWHTGGYDYSVISIILMGALALIVSYYSIKQIIDEPPSSIIRPKAPKSSSLSLVEKLKFWRKLPFDLRWNFRSIKRNKFRAVMTIVGVLGCTVLLITGFGLYESLNESREWYFDDVIHYESKLILEDNTDISQVNAIAEEVDGVSVMESSIEILNEKPEFVSLMVYNSTDLITFTDDNHQKVDIANDEVSISKKLADKLNVHVGDTIDCNVIGENKNVKIRIDRIHSSPFSQGLVMSPDKWESLGLDYSPTYIVTSQHVNELSGVKSVVSHDNLVAGWDQMEEAPMLIIYAMISFAVVLVLVILYNLNVMSFSESERDIATLKVLGFRSSYLTRLLSAESAYFIIIGFLVGIPVGYQLLQIMIYSFGDTIYMRPSISVLNLAVTILIIISVSVVTGLYFLGKIRKLNMADSLKELER